One genomic segment of Candidatus Zixiibacteriota bacterium includes these proteins:
- the cas1e gene encoding type I-E CRISPR-associated endonuclease Cas1e has protein sequence MLPRLKPIPVKERVSVVHVEKGRIDLLDGSVVVIDKNGVRTHLPIGSIACLMLETGTRISHRAVMAAARVGTLLLWIGDGGVRVYAAGQPGGARSDRLLHQAALALDESARLRVARKMLEMRWGEPPPQRRSLVQLRGLEGARVRRIYEQLARKYRISWDRRRYDPKNWSASNLVNRCVSSATASLYGVTEAAVLAAGYAPAIGFIHTGKPLSFVYDVADIYKFDTVVPLAFSIAAKEPSAPESAVRVACRDMFRETRLLLRIIPDIETILAAGGIPVPQAPDDSQPPAFEEDTGIGDPGHRG, from the coding sequence ATGTTACCCCGACTAAAGCCTATTCCCGTTAAGGAGCGAGTCTCAGTTGTACATGTGGAGAAGGGTCGAATCGACTTGCTCGACGGGTCAGTGGTCGTCATTGATAAGAACGGTGTGAGAACACACCTGCCCATCGGCTCCATTGCATGTCTCATGCTGGAAACCGGTACGCGCATATCCCACCGAGCAGTAATGGCTGCGGCACGAGTGGGAACCTTGCTTCTGTGGATTGGTGACGGTGGAGTGAGGGTCTATGCAGCTGGCCAGCCCGGGGGAGCAAGGTCGGACAGGCTATTGCATCAGGCTGCGTTAGCTCTCGATGAATCAGCCCGACTCAGAGTCGCCAGGAAAATGCTTGAAATGCGATGGGGTGAACCACCACCTCAGAGGCGCAGCCTCGTCCAACTTCGTGGTCTGGAGGGGGCACGTGTCAGGAGAATCTACGAGCAGTTGGCAAGGAAATACCGAATCAGTTGGGACAGACGTCGATACGATCCCAAGAACTGGTCAGCGTCGAACCTTGTGAATCGCTGTGTAAGTAGCGCGACAGCAAGCCTTTATGGAGTAACCGAAGCGGCCGTGCTGGCGGCTGGTTATGCTCCGGCTATCGGCTTCATCCACACTGGGAAGCCGCTGTCGTTTGTGTACGATGTGGCAGACATATACAAGTTCGATACGGTTGTCCCTCTGGCATTCAGCATCGCCGCTAAGGAGCCGAGTGCACCGGAGAGTGCTGTGCGAGTCGCTTGTCGAGACATGTTCCGAGAAACCCGGCTGCTACTCCGGATCATTCCTGATATCGAGACAATCCTCGCAGCCGGGGGGATACCGGTTCCTCAGGCTCCCGACGATAGCCAACCGCCCGCTTTTGAGGAGGATACTGGAATTGGCGATCCTGGTCATCGCGGTTGA
- the cas2e gene encoding type I-E CRISPR-associated endoribonuclease Cas2e, translating into MLVIAVENVPPRLRGRLAIWMVEVRAGLYVANLSRRVREMIWDQVMQGCEEGNAAMIWKTNTESGYDIATYGKNRRIPVDFDGIRLVSFLPPDTEDNLEDDGDGIGE; encoded by the coding sequence ATCCTGGTCATCGCGGTTGAAAATGTCCCCCCGAGGCTTCGCGGAAGGCTGGCGATCTGGATGGTGGAAGTACGTGCAGGGTTATACGTAGCTAATCTATCCCGCAGAGTGCGCGAGATGATCTGGGATCAGGTGATGCAGGGGTGCGAGGAAGGAAACGCCGCAATGATCTGGAAGACCAACACGGAGAGCGGATACGATATTGCCACCTACGGTAAGAATCGTCGCATTCCGGTTGACTTTGACGGTATTAGGTTGGTGTCATTTCTTCCCCCAGATACGGAGGACAATCTGGAGGACGACGGCGATGGAATTGGTGAATAG
- a CDS encoding IS3 family transposase (programmed frameshift): MAKPSRYSPEVRQRAVRMVEEHLEEYGSQWAAIQSIAQKIGCSAETLRKWVVQAQRDAGHRPGLTTSERERLKQLERENRELKRANEILRKASAFFSPGGARPQTEVMVSFIDEHKPTHGVEPICALLSIAPSTYYDRKAQQANPDRLSNRSKRDAALRPEISRVWEENFQVYGARKVWRQLNREGIPVARCTVERLMRASGLSGAVRGRKARTTIADDTGARPSDLVCREFSASRPNQLWVSDLTYVTTWQGFVYVAFVIDVFSRMIVGWRASRSPRTDLALDALEQALWARPDTRQLVHHSDRGVQYLSLRYTERLAEVGIEPSVGSVGDSYDNALAESVIGLYKTEITHRRGPWKHFEAVEFATLEWVDWFNNQRLLEPIGNVPPAGFEEVYYSTQKTQVHVA; the protein is encoded by the exons ATGGCAAAACCAAGCAGGTATTCACCGGAGGTCCGTCAACGGGCCGTGCGGATGGTCGAGGAGCATCTCGAGGAGTATGGTTCTCAGTGGGCGGCGATCCAGTCGATAGCGCAGAAGATTGGGTGCTCTGCGGAGACTCTGCGGAAGTGGGTTGTTCAGGCGCAGCGGGACGCGGGTCACCGTCCGGGGTTGACCACATCCGAGCGTGAGCGGCTGAAGCAATTGGAGCGAGAAAATCGTGAGCTTAAGCGGGCGAATGAGATTCTACGCAAAGCGTCGGCTTTTTTTTCC CCAGGCGGAGCTCGACCGCAAACCGAAGTGATGGTGTCGTTCATCGACGAGCATAAGCCGACTCATGGGGTCGAGCCGATCTGCGCGCTGTTGTCGATCGCCCCGTCGACGTATTACGATCGGAAGGCACAGCAGGCGAATCCTGATCGCTTATCAAACCGATCCAAGCGGGACGCGGCATTGCGGCCGGAGATCAGCCGGGTCTGGGAGGAGAACTTCCAGGTGTACGGAGCCCGTAAGGTGTGGCGGCAGTTGAACCGTGAGGGTATACCGGTGGCCCGGTGCACGGTAGAGCGGTTGATGCGGGCTTCAGGCTTATCCGGAGCGGTTCGGGGTCGGAAGGCCAGGACCACGATCGCCGATGACACCGGGGCACGGCCTTCGGACCTGGTGTGTCGGGAGTTCAGTGCGTCGCGTCCGAACCAGCTGTGGGTCTCGGATCTGACGTACGTGACGACCTGGCAGGGGTTCGTCTATGTGGCCTTCGTGATCGATGTGTTCTCACGCATGATCGTGGGCTGGCGAGCATCGCGCTCCCCGCGCACCGATCTGGCCCTGGACGCGCTGGAGCAGGCCCTGTGGGCGCGGCCGGATACGCGGCAGTTGGTGCATCACAGCGATCGTGGGGTGCAGTATCTGTCGCTTCGTTACACGGAGCGCCTGGCTGAAGTTGGTATTGAACCCTCAGTGGGTTCGGTGGGCGATTCCTACGACAACGCCTTGGCGGAATCAGTGATCGGGCTGTACAAGACCGAGATAACTCATCGGCGCGGGCCGTGGAAGCATTTTGAAGCAGTGGAGTTCGCGACCCTGGAGTGGGTCGACTGGTTCAACAATCAGCGATTGCTGGAGCCGATTGGAAACGTTCCCCCGGCCGGGTTCGAAGAGGTATATTATAGCACTCAGAAGACACAGGTCCACGTGGCCTGA
- a CDS encoding MBL fold metallo-hydrolase, which translates to MVYRLLILLVSSQILGCSSENEQPKLAVTYIANCGYLIETEHKAVIIDGFLAPLERDYYFKPTDSVANLMRTAQPPFDRIDLALFTHVHDDHFNADVTAQHLFNNPRANVVGPPQIDSAMSLTEQYREIRDRVHVVAAPGDSVETLYLNGITVEVFPSKHSSYVDEDTVTGEKFDRHAGIGHLEYFVTMDGRTLYHSGDAGLMDFERYQSFGFGDTTVDMAFVDWWDERPQITFTQKLIHDVIRPDRIFMIHMSPSRPPQGCPDTQTFVAPEVYLPESLMQRWDFSGP; encoded by the coding sequence ATGGTCTATCGACTGCTCATTCTGCTTGTTTCCTCACAGATTCTAGGCTGCAGTTCCGAAAACGAACAGCCCAAACTCGCGGTCACTTACATCGCCAACTGCGGCTATCTGATCGAAACCGAGCACAAGGCGGTCATTATCGACGGTTTTCTGGCCCCGCTGGAGCGTGACTACTACTTCAAACCAACCGACAGTGTCGCCAATCTGATGCGCACCGCGCAGCCGCCGTTTGACCGGATCGACCTCGCCCTGTTCACGCACGTGCATGACGACCATTTCAATGCCGATGTCACCGCGCAACATCTATTCAACAATCCGCGGGCGAATGTAGTCGGCCCGCCGCAAATCGATTCGGCCATGAGCCTGACTGAGCAGTATCGAGAGATTCGTGATCGAGTTCATGTCGTCGCGGCGCCGGGCGATTCAGTTGAGACGTTATACCTCAACGGCATCACGGTGGAGGTGTTCCCCTCAAAACACTCTTCATATGTCGACGAAGACACCGTCACCGGTGAGAAGTTCGACCGCCATGCCGGTATCGGACACTTGGAGTATTTCGTGACGATGGACGGTCGGACGTTGTATCACAGCGGCGATGCTGGTTTGATGGATTTCGAGCGCTACCAATCGTTTGGATTCGGCGACACGACTGTTGATATGGCCTTTGTCGACTGGTGGGATGAGCGTCCGCAAATCACCTTCACACAGAAGCTGATCCACGATGTCATCCGGCCGGACCGGATCTTCATGATCCACATGTCGCCGAGCCGCCCGCCGCAGGGCTGCCCCGACACGCAGACGTTTGTGGCCCCTGAGGTTTACTTGCCGGAATCACTGATGCAGCGTTGGGACTTTAGCGGTCCATGA
- a CDS encoding antibiotic biosynthesis monooxygenase family protein: MRFPLQGHYIYIWTYLVREGCITEFVREYGPDGAWVKLFRGAIGYLGTELMRDRENPRRFVTIDRWESREAFETFRTQKAAEFESIDRHCERFTTEETHIGRFEPL; encoded by the coding sequence ATGAGGTTTCCCTTGCAGGGTCACTACATCTACATCTGGACCTACCTCGTGCGCGAGGGGTGCATAACGGAATTTGTCCGCGAGTACGGGCCCGACGGCGCCTGGGTGAAGCTGTTTCGGGGCGCGATCGGCTATCTCGGCACCGAGCTGATGCGCGACCGAGAAAATCCGCGTCGATTTGTCACGATCGACCGATGGGAATCGCGGGAGGCTTTCGAGACGTTCCGCACGCAGAAAGCCGCTGAGTTCGAATCAATCGACCGTCACTGCGAGCGCTTCACGACCGAGGAAACGCATATCGGCCGGTTTGAGCCACTGTAA
- a CDS encoding ABC transporter ATP-binding protein produces the protein MRLSITDLGKRYARDFWGLQDFTLEIDSGVVGILGPNGAGKSTLFRILATVSRPTTGTVLWEDVDIRVRPDHFRARLGYLPQDFGIYPHLTAVEFLTYLGAARGIVGRDSRRRISHLLDLVNLSEARHRKLGSMSGGMKQRVGIAQALLNDPQLLIVDEPTAGLDPEERIRFRNLLGELAGNRVVLLSSHIVSDIEAVASTVAVVARGRLLCCLTPREMLARVESKVREWETDRQTFEQQSPEFIVSSVLHDNGRVRARVIGGPDDLPSARPVTPSLEDAYLYCLDEQKQKQ, from the coding sequence GTGCGTCTCTCGATAACCGATTTGGGCAAGCGGTATGCCCGTGACTTCTGGGGCCTGCAGGACTTCACGCTCGAGATCGACTCCGGCGTGGTGGGCATTCTCGGGCCAAACGGCGCCGGCAAGTCTACCCTGTTCCGTATTCTCGCCACCGTCAGCCGGCCGACCACCGGAACGGTGCTGTGGGAGGATGTGGACATTCGTGTTCGCCCGGACCACTTCCGTGCCCGACTCGGTTACCTCCCCCAGGACTTCGGCATCTACCCACACCTCACCGCCGTGGAATTTCTCACCTACCTCGGGGCGGCACGAGGGATTGTCGGACGCGACTCCCGGCGGCGTATCTCGCACCTGCTGGATTTGGTCAACTTGAGCGAGGCCCGTCACCGGAAGCTCGGCTCCATGTCGGGCGGCATGAAGCAGCGCGTCGGTATCGCACAAGCCCTCCTCAATGATCCGCAGTTGCTCATTGTCGACGAGCCCACCGCCGGGCTGGATCCCGAAGAACGCATCCGCTTCCGCAACCTTCTCGGGGAGCTGGCCGGCAACCGGGTAGTGCTTCTTTCGTCACACATCGTCTCGGATATCGAGGCGGTTGCTTCGACCGTGGCGGTCGTTGCGCGCGGCAGGCTCCTGTGCTGTCTCACCCCCCGCGAAATGCTGGCTCGTGTCGAGAGCAAGGTGCGTGAGTGGGAAACCGATCGACAAACATTCGAGCAGCAAAGTCCCGAATTCATCGTCAGTTCGGTACTCCACGACAACGGCCGGGTGCGGGCGCGTGTAATCGGCGGCCCCGATGATCTCCCTTCCGCCCGGCCCGTCACGCCGTCGCTCGAAGACGCCTACCTGTACTGCCTCGACGAACAAAAGCAGAAGCAGTGA
- a CDS encoding metallophosphoesterase: protein MLVSLCFISAAGVLAQPHGDSGATAQSVSTDDGPHVYWADDTSAVVFYYCNDSVVSREFTGQDSIAFTGFCTDTERQYVVSTRLGAPGPCEFSGVRRIFAVSDLHGDYGSFAGILITAGIVDSSLNWRWGDGHLVINGDVFDRGEAVTECLWLIYRLEREAAAAGGAVHYLLGNHELMVLRGDLRYVNDRYLDGIARRNRFAYDDLFGSDMALGRWLRTKHAAVKINGTLFVHGGIHLDYVRNRTSIDDMNRLIRSGLDFSAAALYFAPEARNAYGGLGPLWYRGYTRDLEDSYAAMTTPQIDSVLAFYDAVRVVVGHSEQDSLITYHDGKVVAIDVDVESRGGQEGLLIEDTAMFRICANGSRCQTTAAQQ, encoded by the coding sequence TTGCTGGTATCACTATGCTTCATTAGTGCTGCAGGCGTCCTCGCACAGCCCCACGGCGATTCGGGCGCGACCGCCCAATCGGTCAGCACCGATGACGGGCCGCATGTGTACTGGGCCGACGATACCTCGGCAGTCGTTTTCTACTACTGCAACGACTCAGTCGTCAGCAGGGAATTCACCGGGCAGGACTCGATAGCCTTCACCGGTTTTTGCACTGATACCGAGCGGCAGTACGTCGTCTCTACCCGTCTCGGTGCGCCCGGCCCGTGCGAATTCAGCGGCGTGCGGCGGATATTCGCGGTCAGCGACCTGCACGGTGACTATGGCAGTTTCGCCGGGATTCTCATCACGGCGGGCATCGTGGACAGTTCGCTGAACTGGAGATGGGGGGATGGTCATCTCGTAATCAACGGCGACGTGTTCGACCGGGGCGAAGCGGTCACCGAGTGTCTGTGGCTGATATACCGGCTGGAACGGGAGGCTGCCGCGGCAGGCGGCGCCGTACACTACCTGCTCGGCAATCACGAACTGATGGTTCTTCGCGGCGACCTTCGATATGTCAACGATCGGTATCTCGACGGGATAGCGCGACGCAATCGGTTCGCCTACGACGACCTGTTCGGTTCTGATATGGCACTTGGACGATGGCTGCGCACGAAACACGCGGCCGTAAAGATCAACGGCACCCTGTTCGTGCATGGCGGGATTCATCTCGATTACGTCCGCAACAGGACGTCTATCGATGATATGAACCGTCTGATACGCAGCGGACTCGACTTCTCTGCAGCGGCGCTGTATTTCGCGCCGGAGGCGCGAAATGCATACGGCGGACTCGGCCCGCTCTGGTACCGGGGATACACGCGGGATCTCGAAGACAGCTACGCTGCCATGACGACTCCCCAGATCGACTCGGTGCTGGCGTTTTACGACGCCGTCCGGGTAGTAGTCGGGCATTCCGAACAGGACAGCCTGATAACGTACCATGACGGGAAAGTTGTTGCGATTGATGTCGATGTCGAGTCGCGCGGTGGTCAGGAGGGGCTGCTGATCGAGGATACCGCGATGTTCCGAATCTGCGCGAACGGGAGTCGATGTCAGACAACGGCCGCGCAGCAATAA
- a CDS encoding phosphotransferase: MRPDQIALFTDAVRLDAAARFGLILNPEQTLDGFENVVLEAEREGRPYIIRLTHHTHRAVNQVHAELHWIDYLSTHGVSVCRPVRSKSGSLVENIRTEHDVFLAVAFEKAPGGPVKREHWTDAMTRNRGSLLGRIHHLTKRYEPLPAPARRSHWYDDDDFMMYRQYLPAEDRVVGDRFEQLQAYLRKLSTDPDSYGLIHMDAHTGNIFFDGDRPTLFDFDDCCYDFLVSDIAISLFYAVVMYPDEKHRREFARHFLTTFLDGYREENRLDNRWRELIPWILKRREMVLYVAIHNGFDPENFDDWCRAYRDRHRERIINQTPYLDLDWSQFDLGR, translated from the coding sequence TTGAGACCTGACCAGATCGCCCTCTTTACGGATGCCGTGCGGCTCGACGCCGCCGCTCGCTTCGGCTTGATCCTGAATCCCGAGCAGACCCTCGATGGATTCGAGAACGTCGTGCTCGAGGCCGAGCGTGAGGGCCGACCCTATATCATTCGACTGACTCACCATACGCATCGGGCGGTGAACCAGGTGCACGCTGAGCTGCACTGGATAGACTACCTGTCTACACACGGCGTCTCAGTGTGCCGTCCGGTCCGCTCGAAATCCGGTTCGCTGGTAGAGAACATCCGGACCGAGCACGATGTGTTCCTTGCGGTGGCGTTCGAGAAAGCGCCCGGCGGCCCGGTGAAACGGGAGCACTGGACCGACGCCATGACCCGCAACCGGGGCTCGCTGCTCGGCCGCATTCATCACCTGACAAAACGATATGAGCCGCTTCCCGCCCCCGCGCGAAGATCGCACTGGTACGACGACGATGACTTCATGATGTATCGACAGTACCTCCCGGCCGAGGACCGGGTCGTGGGCGATCGGTTCGAACAACTCCAGGCGTACCTTCGGAAGCTCTCAACCGACCCGGACAGTTACGGCTTGATCCACATGGACGCCCACACCGGGAACATCTTTTTCGACGGCGACCGCCCGACATTGTTTGATTTCGATGACTGCTGTTATGATTTCCTCGTCAGCGACATCGCCATCTCGCTCTTCTATGCCGTGGTCATGTATCCGGATGAAAAGCACAGACGCGAGTTCGCCCGGCACTTTCTTACCACCTTTCTCGATGGGTATCGCGAAGAGAACCGTCTCGACAATCGCTGGCGCGAACTGATACCGTGGATTCTCAAGCGGCGGGAGATGGTGTTGTATGTTGCGATTCACAACGGCTTTGACCCGGAGAATTTCGATGATTGGTGCCGGGCGTACCGCGACCGGCACCGTGAGCGGATTATCAATCAGACGCCCTATCTGGACCTGGACTGGTCGCAGTTTGATCTGGGCCGGTGA
- a CDS encoding ATP-binding cassette domain-containing protein, with protein MSFRVLVHCTDLTISLDTAPLASHVTFSVPAGAIVCLVGGNGCGKSTLLDAIHRRSGNRPEPEFVAGPLLRGHLQVTSGLSVAYLPQSVSSAEPGMSLPPDRFGTTMRIAADFGMIDPERPLAQLSPGELQKAALARVICSDADLLLLDEPTNYLDIDGLAALEYHLDQQRRRGAGVLLVTHDRALTDTCADETVLLTRERSYRVPGGATLVWGAREDDLQSRTRQAGQIRRTIQKLQADVQRRTTWAYRKEQSKRGSGLERSFIAKRAAKMAKRAKVVEQFAEKERQRLLQIKPFVPKRVHLMLAARTVPNRRVFSLSGAAYSYAAGQPLLEDVSFGASTRDKICLMGSNGSGKSTLLRLVTGTLQPTAGTAERNDAVAVAEVAQDLDSFFRHTTLIENFVDCPIAETEIRRVLGAVQIRQDKVHEPVESFSRGELMRAAIAKCLLHRAEFLILDEPTSHLDIESIRVLEDVLGEFDGGFLIVSHDRVFVAAVAETLYVIENRTVRLA; from the coding sequence ATGTCTTTTCGCGTACTGGTACATTGTACTGATCTGACCATCTCACTGGATACTGCTCCGCTCGCTTCCCACGTGACGTTTTCCGTGCCCGCCGGTGCGATCGTGTGCCTGGTCGGCGGCAACGGCTGCGGGAAATCGACCCTGCTTGATGCTATCCACCGCAGGTCGGGCAATCGGCCGGAACCGGAATTTGTCGCCGGCCCGCTTCTTCGAGGGCACCTCCAGGTTACATCCGGCTTATCGGTCGCGTACCTTCCACAGTCCGTTTCGAGTGCGGAGCCGGGTATGTCGTTGCCGCCCGACCGATTCGGAACGACCATGCGGATCGCGGCCGATTTCGGCATGATAGACCCGGAACGGCCGCTCGCGCAGCTTTCCCCGGGAGAGTTACAAAAGGCTGCCCTTGCGCGAGTGATCTGCTCCGACGCGGATCTTCTGCTTCTGGACGAGCCCACCAACTACCTGGACATCGACGGTCTGGCAGCGTTGGAGTATCATCTTGATCAGCAGCGTCGGCGAGGTGCGGGCGTGCTGTTGGTCACGCACGACCGCGCCCTGACCGATACGTGCGCCGACGAGACCGTGCTTCTGACACGCGAGCGAAGCTACCGCGTACCCGGCGGCGCGACGCTGGTGTGGGGAGCCCGCGAGGATGACCTGCAGAGCCGCACCCGGCAGGCCGGGCAAATCCGCAGAACCATTCAGAAACTGCAGGCCGACGTACAGCGCCGCACGACGTGGGCATACCGCAAGGAACAGTCCAAACGCGGGTCCGGCCTGGAGCGGTCATTTATCGCCAAGCGAGCCGCCAAAATGGCGAAGCGGGCAAAGGTCGTGGAGCAGTTCGCCGAGAAGGAACGGCAGCGTCTGTTGCAGATCAAGCCCTTCGTCCCGAAGCGTGTGCACCTGATGCTTGCCGCCCGCACCGTGCCAAACCGCCGGGTCTTTTCGCTGAGTGGGGCGGCATACTCCTACGCCGCAGGGCAGCCGCTGCTCGAGGACGTGTCGTTCGGAGCCTCGACCCGCGACAAGATATGCCTGATGGGCAGCAACGGGTCAGGCAAGTCGACGCTGCTGCGGCTGGTTACCGGTACCCTCCAGCCCACCGCCGGCACAGCCGAGCGAAACGACGCCGTAGCGGTGGCGGAGGTCGCGCAGGACCTGGATTCGTTTTTCAGACATACGACTCTCATCGAGAACTTCGTCGACTGCCCCATCGCCGAGACGGAGATTCGCAGGGTGCTTGGCGCAGTCCAGATCAGGCAGGACAAGGTCCATGAGCCGGTCGAGTCGTTTTCCCGAGGCGAGCTGATGAGGGCCGCTATCGCGAAGTGTCTTCTGCACCGGGCGGAGTTTCTCATCCTCGACGAGCCAACATCGCATCTCGATATCGAATCGATTCGGGTTCTCGAGGACGTGCTCGGAGAGTTTGACGGCGGTTTCTTGATTGTCAGTCATGACCGGGTTTTTGTCGCCGCGGTGGCCGAGACGCTGTACGTCATTGAAAACCGCACCGTTCGCCTGGCCTGA
- a CDS encoding NAD-dependent epimerase/dehydratase family protein, whose protein sequence is MTDVQFAGKTVLVTGGAGFVGSNLVGRVARCGGKVIVLDDLCSGSLDNLDRDIDYEFVKGSVTDTALVNQLVQRVDYIAHMAARNIVVSTKNPREDFEVNIGGTLNVLMAAREHPVERIVYTSSASVYGNPRIIPILEDERPLTFSPYAVSKLAGENYCYAFYETYGLPVTSVRYSNVYGPKQSPANPYCGVIAKFLDTISHGRRPSVHGDGQQTRDFTYVDDAVDATLIALLSPKSEGSVYNVGTGIETKVIDLVAILSRLLSREAEPDHIDRRDIDNIRRRVVSIEKIRTHLRWQPTVSLEEGLRRTVDWFLSNRRS, encoded by the coding sequence ATGACCGATGTGCAGTTTGCGGGAAAAACGGTTCTGGTCACCGGCGGCGCCGGATTTGTCGGGTCGAACCTGGTCGGCCGTGTTGCCCGGTGCGGCGGAAAGGTGATTGTCCTCGACGATCTCTGCTCCGGAAGTCTCGACAACCTCGACCGGGATATCGACTACGAGTTCGTGAAGGGGTCGGTGACCGATACTGCGCTGGTGAACCAACTCGTGCAGCGGGTCGATTATATCGCGCACATGGCGGCGCGCAATATTGTCGTCTCGACCAAAAATCCCCGCGAGGATTTCGAAGTCAACATCGGCGGTACGCTCAATGTCCTGATGGCTGCGAGAGAACACCCGGTCGAACGGATCGTCTACACCTCGTCGGCATCGGTCTACGGCAACCCGCGGATTATCCCGATTCTCGAAGACGAGCGTCCGCTGACGTTTTCGCCGTACGCCGTCTCCAAGCTCGCGGGCGAAAACTACTGCTATGCCTTCTACGAAACCTACGGTCTGCCGGTGACGTCGGTCCGCTACTCCAACGTCTACGGCCCCAAACAAAGCCCCGCGAACCCGTACTGCGGCGTTATCGCGAAGTTTCTTGATACCATCAGCCATGGCCGGCGGCCGTCGGTGCACGGCGACGGCCAGCAGACGCGCGACTTCACGTATGTCGATGACGCGGTCGACGCCACCCTGATTGCGCTGCTGTCGCCGAAGTCCGAGGGCAGCGTGTACAATGTCGGCACCGGTATCGAAACGAAAGTAATCGACCTCGTCGCCATCCTCTCGCGCCTGCTCTCCCGCGAGGCAGAGCCGGACCATATCGACCGCCGCGATATCGACAATATCAGGCGGCGCGTGGTCAGTATCGAAAAGATCCGCACTCATCTTCGATGGCAGCCGACCGTCTCGCTCGAAGAGGGACTGCGCCGAACGGTGGATTGGTTTTTGTCCAACCGGCGCTCGTAG
- a CDS encoding glycosyltransferase family 2 protein has translation MSTTHRILCILPAYNESGKIGKVVRKVKATGQVDEIVVVDDCSTDTTGEEAREAGATVVRHETNQGVGAGIRSGLIYGRAHGFTIAVIMSGDDQHEPEELQSVLDILREDRADFVQGSRRIPGGRTVNAPVFREISTRLFSLAFTLLSGRRITDGTNGFRAFFLRILDNPRIRLDQPWLNTYELEPYLLFRAVQDKNCRVVEAPVTVYYHTESRQYTKMKPFRDWWRLARPLFLLRLGLRE, from the coding sequence ATGAGTACCACGCACCGCATACTCTGTATCCTCCCGGCCTACAACGAATCGGGCAAAATCGGCAAGGTCGTTCGCAAGGTGAAAGCTACGGGGCAGGTCGATGAGATAGTCGTTGTTGATGACTGTTCCACCGATACCACCGGCGAGGAAGCCCGGGAGGCCGGCGCAACGGTTGTCCGCCACGAGACCAATCAGGGTGTAGGAGCGGGTATCCGGTCGGGACTGATCTACGGCCGCGCTCACGGATTCACGATTGCCGTAATCATGTCGGGCGACGACCAGCACGAACCAGAAGAGCTGCAATCCGTGCTCGATATCCTCCGCGAAGACCGGGCCGATTTCGTGCAGGGTTCGCGGCGCATTCCCGGCGGCAGGACCGTGAACGCCCCGGTGTTTCGCGAGATATCGACACGGCTGTTTTCGCTGGCGTTTACGCTGCTGTCGGGACGGCGGATCACCGACGGTACCAACGGGTTTCGCGCGTTTTTTCTGAGAATCCTCGACAACCCGCGCATCAGACTGGACCAACCGTGGCTCAACACCTACGAGCTGGAGCCGTACCTGCTTTTCCGCGCCGTGCAGGACAAAAACTGCCGGGTTGTCGAAGCGCCGGTCACTGTGTATTATCACACGGAAAGCCGACAGTATACCAAGATGAAGCCGTTCCGGGACTGGTGGCGACTGGCTCGTCCCCTGTTCCTGCTGCGGCTCGGGCTGAGAGAGTAA